The genomic region AAACCCAGAAATAGGAAGAGACAGTTTTCATGCCAACAAAAAGAGTAGAGCCACGACCAGAATGCCGTGCTCAATCTGCAATCATAGGAGGGCAAAGGAGCCCATCATTCCTAAGTACATTGGTGAGGGAAGGTATATGACTTAACAAAGCAAGAATTTGTATCCAAAAAAAAAAAAAAAAAAAAAAAAAGAAACTTAACAAAGCAAGAAAGCAAAGAGTGCTTTTAATTGTATATATGTTGCTAGCAGTTGGTAAACCATGGCGTGAGCTCTTCTTTGTTGGAGAAGATTAAGACAGAAATTCAAGACTTCTTCAACCTCTCGATAGATGAGAAGAAACGGTTTTGGCAGCGTCCAGAAGACATGGAGGGTTTTGGACAACTCTTTGTCGTTTCTGAAGAGCAAAAACTTGATTGGGCTGACGTTTTCTTCATGACTACACTTCCTGTCCAGATGAGGAAACCTCACCTATTCCCGGAGCTCCCTAGTCCTTTCAAGTAATCAAGCTCTCTCTCTCTCTCTCTCTCTCTCTCTCTCTCTCTCTCATGTTACATCATTTACAAGTCTTACATGAACAGAGACACCTTGGAGATTTACTCCTTGGAACTGAATAACCTTGCCATGGCTATCCTTACACAAATGGAACATGCTTTGAAAGTTGATGCCAATGAATTGACCGAGTTATTTGAAGATGGAATGCAATCAATGAGAATGAACTATTACCCTCCATGTCCTCAGCCGGAGAAAGTCATCGGATTTACGCCTCATTCAGATGCCTCAGGCCTCACGATCCTCCTGCAAGTGAATGAATTGGAAGGTCTCCAAATCAAGAAGGATGGGAATTGGCTTCCTGTTAAGCCACTTCCTGAAGCGTTTATTGTCAACATTGGAGACGCTCTGGAGGTAAACTTCAACTTGTTACTTAACGCTATTACCTACTTGAATTAGAAATATGCACTTGCCCTTATACAAAATGAACTTAAATGGCAGATTAAAACAAATGGGACTTATCGTAGCATTGAGCATCGAGCAATTGTAAACTCAGAGAAAGAAAGACTCTCAATCGCCACATTTTGCAACCCGAGAGTTGATGGTGAAATTGGACCAGCCTCTAGCTTGATCACTGAACAAACACCTGCTGCATATACAAGGATCGGAGTACAAGACTACACGAAAGCCTTTTTTGCCCGTAAGATTCAAGGAAAATCTTTTATTGATGATCTTAAAGTTTAAATTAAGTTAGTTTGTTGAGTTCTTAATATGTTGGGATTAACAAGATGCATATTGTATACTCAAGATGCATGTGCATATTACCACTGAACCAACTCAGTATGAGGCTATGAACTACTTGATCTACAACCCTGTATGTCATTCTTGTTCACAACCAAAAATAATTGATAACGGATTGAGATGCTGACATGCTGTCATTAGTATTCTCAACAGTAATTAGGCAAAAAATTATTTGTAATAGTAAAATAAAGAAATAAAGGCCCTGAATGTATGTACGTGATAGATCGATATCGCAACTTGATGTATGTATATATGTAGACGTACACAAGTATACACAACTAATACTCAGCTGGCCGGTGTTGAGCATTTGCAATTAGGCATTTAGGCCCCAAATGTTGGGCTGTGACTCTTGGCCACCTCTCCCAAATAGGCAAATACCATCGAACTTTGCAAATTCACAAACTCGAGGATTCATGCATGGCCGGACTGGCCCGGACAGCACAGCTAGCTAGCAGAAAACATGCATGTTTACATATAAGGTCAGAAATAGGAGAAAGGTCTGAAACTGAATCATGTTCCTTTTGCTAAATTTCACACATGGTCATAATTGATGTATAGTAGATAAAAAACTTACACACTATCAGAGAATTGATGATGAAAGTGAAAGCACAGAAGAAAGTAGGGTACTGAACAGGAGAAATATATTGAGAGGAAATGAAGGAAAAACAGCTTGTACAAGGCTATCAAGGATTCGGTGAATTGATCAAGCTAGCTAGCAAGGACACCCACTTGGAGAGTCAGGAAACCAGACTGAATTGTAGAGTACAGTACTGCAAGGCTGCTGGCTACAGCAATCAGTTCTATCAGATGTACCAACCATTTGGACTCGCTGTACTTTGACTGAGATTCTTTTCAACTTTGCTTTTAAATTTTGAAAATCCCTCTATGTATCACATTCAAGCTTCAATTTCTACCACTATATATATTAGGTAACTCTGTGAGATTACAAACATCTTATCACTGTTTCTGTAGATGGTGATCCTCTTTATATCTTTCCACAGCTTTCTTGAACTGCATCTAGCATAAGACTAGAAAGTTACCCGCGCGTTGCAGCGGGACTTTGGACTTTAGCGTAGTTTTGCCTATATGAGGAAACGTCATTTTAGTCATTAAACTTGAAATCGATAGTAACATTTTATAGTTATAGGTGTACTGCCCCAATGTTTCAACTAACTACGAAGTTCCTTAAGCATATGTTACTTAAGCATATAATATACAGCAGCACAACACATTGTTTATCAAAAATAGTAGATTCATATCAACATAAAATAAATCTACTAAAGAATTTTCGAATCAAGTTCCACTTCAGTTATAACACTCAACGTGCCAAGTCTGCCGTTGAAGAAGCATTTAGCAACAAATTTGTAAAGTAATAATAAGTTCTTCTTTTGAGCAAAAAAAAGACAAAACTACGGACATTAAGAACATGACCAAAACATGGAGGATAGCGGGCATGTTAATTAATTATTCTGCTCAAGCTGTTCTCCTTTGAAGGAGAGGAACCATAGACCCTTTGATTATTTTAGAGTACTAAATTAAGAAGCAAAACAACATAAATTTTCCATGAACCCCCTATTTCAGTACACAATACAAACTCAAATAGATTAAAAATGTCATCAACAACCAAGCTTAATTTTGGCTACAAATACCAAACTACTATAGGCAAGGAACATAGTTTGGGAGGGCTTTTATCAATTTGTAAACTGGGACTAAGCCATGAAGCTCATGAAACATGGAAATACAATTTAATAGGCATTATGTATCTATAAAAGTTCCCCAAACTACAGTCGTCCTCAACTCTAACAAAGAATGTACTTCACAACATTTTAGTGACATTTTACTTACCGTGATAAAGCCATCCCTCAGAGTCGGGTAATGTCTTTATGGTTTCAGTCATGCTGTAAGAAACAATATATAAACGATAAGATATTAAAAAAATTGCAAGTGATCACAGCAGGAAAAGCATGATATTCTAAACCTTCACAAAATCTCACCCCAATGCAATCGTAATTAAACATTATGTCCTTCTCACAACTAAATATCTAAGAGAAGATGTCATTGGATTATGGAAAACGATGAAGACAATTGTGATATTGATATGAAATTTATGAATTTATGAATTTGTGGCCTCCAATTTAGTCAACACCTAATTTATATCTGTTTGCATTTCCTCAATACACATCGATTGGAGTACCTTAATACACTTCAATTGGCCTCATAAGCATTCACCTGCCAAAACTGAGATAGTCACATATGGACATGGAGTAATTATAAAAGGCTAAATAACTGAACGAAGTTGCGAATCAGGTAGTTTACATATGCGATGCTTATTTATGTGCAGAAAAATAGAATTCAATGAAATTTCAGGTGAACAGAGAAACCAAAGAGAAGTAAGTTTGTAAATCAATGTTGAGTTGTCTGTTATTTGTGTATCAATGAGTTACCTTTTCATCAATTAAGACGTAATGTAAGCAATCATTATCATCACTGCGGTATTGTCTTGGTGATATTAGAACAGGAAAATAAATAATGATAGAACTATTACAGATGAGAGCTCAGTAAACAACTGCTGGCCATTAAAGTGTTACTCAAAAGCATTCTTTGTGCCTCAATTCCAGCAACTTATGTAAGAAAACAAAAATAATGGAACATAGGTGTCAGAGGTGACTCACCTGGTGGTTTGAACCCTTATATAAAGCCCAAATATTCATAACCTAGAAAAAAAACAAAACAAAAAAAACTAAACAAAACTAAACTGTTAAACCTTGAATTGCATGGATCAAATATAACTTTAGTCTGCAATTTGAACAACTGCTCAAGGATGTTTTACATTTGTCTTTGTCAACAAATAGTCATGGAAGGCTGCACCTGGACACATAAAGTTGAAATCAACGGCCGGATTCTTCAAAATAAAATAAAATACAGGAAACTGATCAAATTCATTTTCACTGGACAAAAGCAGCATGCACCGCAGAACCCCCATTTCAAATAGGTTTGCAATGAAACTCAATGTAAAGAAAATCTATTCTTTCCCATAAACCAAAACATATATTGTAAAAAAAAGAGAAGAAACAAAAACAGATACAATTCACACGGTTCAAACTAACTTGATAAGCACTTTTGCTCTACAACTATGATTCCCTTGTAAGTCAATGAAGGAATTTTACTTCCTAATCAACGAATTGGACTGTTCAGAACTTCAGTTGCAGGAGGAAAAACTCAATTGGCGTGACCCTAATTTGATACACATCAAGTTCCTATATACA from Fragaria vesca subsp. vesca linkage group LG3, FraVesHawaii_1.0, whole genome shotgun sequence harbors:
- the LOC101293667 gene encoding protein SRG1-like, producing MEIVKEESSSWLCCVSHLVPSVQELAKKPITTLPPRYIQQDLHDGDARDQVNKIGSNEASSSIQPEIPTINFKKLLSRKESNSFQDSDELARLHLASKEWGFFQLVNHGVSSSLLEKIKTEIQDFFNLSIDEKKRFWQRPEDMEGFGQLFVVSEEQKLDWADVFFMTTLPVQMRKPHLFPELPSPFKDTLEIYSLELNNLAMAILTQMEHALKVDANELTELFEDGMQSMRMNYYPPCPQPEKVIGFTPHSDASGLTILLQVNELEGLQIKKDGNWLPVKPLPEAFIVNIGDALEIKTNGTYRSIEHRAIVNSEKERLSIATFCNPRVDGEIGPASSLITEQTPAAYTRIGVQDYTKAFFARKIQGKSFIDDLKV